From Plectropomus leopardus isolate mb chromosome 17, YSFRI_Pleo_2.0, whole genome shotgun sequence, a single genomic window includes:
- the aatka gene encoding serine/threonine-protein kinase LMTK1, which yields MICALHVIVMSSAFFNPSFAFSSHFDTDGAPLSELSWPSSLAVVAVSFSGLFTFVFLMLACLCCKKGDIGFKEFENTEGEEYQADLSALASPSSQNGPEVYILPLTEVSLPVSKQPGRSIQLLKSSDLGRHSLLYLKEIGHGWFGKVLLGEVNAGLSTTQVVVKELKASASVQDQMQFLEEVQPYRALQHPALLQCLAQCSEVTPYLLVMEFCPLGDLKSYLRSCRVADSETPDHLILQRMACDIASGLLQLHKYNFIHSDLALRNCLLTSEMSVKIGDYGLSHSRYKDDYYVTQDQIWVPLRWIAPELIDEVHGNLLVVDQTKSSNIWSLGVTVWELFELGNQPYRHYSDRQVLTYAVKEQQLKLPKPLLQFPLAERWYEVMQFCWLQPELRPSSEEVHLLVTYLCAKGSSEAEEDFEQRWNALRPNLLGSTSHTATSTALVLTPTPASADVPSPDQTQAVELASSASSSFPLLEHFSDSFHSDTGDDLLTVTETSHGLNFEYKWEQARAEQPYCSSSTSGPLGQGNPYYQDIYYSSKGSTSGGCKTDRLTSGISPSYYEPEHPGVVPVLSAHSPSVSSEYYIRIEEPVECNINLDDSVVDYSPGLEASSSRLSSESRTGSSIAQPSAYWSTDNKSTVYDSDSSPTVQLTMEPLLRQSSSTSPVKPGHSHSCFSSQDDTVYCEQSSAYKSRHSCLSDLDTSPESRTNFLHPVVRLENPRSLSQAVSSPSLGFCDPYLEASTGRSAVNESCHNMMGPLRKTLPIVNHISIDVGTDDGLLVGRQRGNDIEDDLFSEGEATNWTSNHSANNNSLSFDSRQTGSGHDGYLDVQYTAHSNSTDLWSLTKATTRTFHSSRSCGTLEAEGGCNAASKPSELGSYIHLCHKEKEEAATKAEKNLTAENLRSIDSLTSSSTNARGTEGGKLEGKYENQLLFNGERLFSEPKIIPEVSYIKSPSSFKETQAGQTGGLSDKQRGSMWEGVSMGISTGISVGLGDKRLKYQETSESTRALDSGVGVRDSSISLVELGDYSEDDDDDITDITSGIFADFNLDYAEVDEEELSPLKHQEGTPDSVDTLNLSSSMASPCDQAFSPDPFNTPVLPKSLDSGYDTENNESPEFLFKELGDPRGGERSPTLGGEPELVLQVGLGQAVCTSTSTSELQLKGLTDKNPYRDSAYFSDYDAENEKSPQEEGSKFFAGPGCDFPAEKLSSFRDDYLVERHLNHEEQLTNLRHIKNCVLVNLSEADSSSHHPLPTPGLSMLSPFPPQMGGCLTKESAPADDDLGLETEHSGEEPSSELSSSIGSEASATVQEASGNHEEGNRGEDCSPVQSLHSGSTIIDYKDEASKENENSDRSTEEELPEFNHIKEETEDRREGVRINEEDFEDIDAEECDSQDSLCEESNGPVDLSSSSSLLELCGEDVRAPLEEAEDEDDSDDSESDEELRTYNIQDEDSEESEEDFSSVPVVVSDCSRARHLRSLLKMPTLLTQSFCDELERKKKVVSFFDDVTVFLFDQESPTGELADYAFSTGTESSEQESLEEKNTDHQLQPDPDLEAQSCETFCVSEEKDRNNSEEGGGYEWEDDLSFEPRPCSPDTVPEPQSLNTSTSNSPETPKPAAVALNRFMVSRFSITHVSDPHMGSATGNSPED from the exons TCCAGCTGCTGAAATCATCAGACCTTGGCCGCCATAGTCTACTCTATCTAAAGGAAATTGGACATGGCTGGTTTGGCAAG GTTCTGCTGGGCGAGGTCAATGCGGGCCTCAGCACCACCCAGGTGGTGGTCAAGGAGCTGAAGGCCAGCGCCAGTGTCCAGGATCAGATGCAGTTCCTGGAGGAGGTGCAGCCATACCG AGCCCTCCAGCACCCTGCCCTCCTGCAGTGCCTGGCACAATGCTCAGAGGTCACTCCTTATCTGCTGGTCATGGAGTTTTGCCCTCTG GGTGATCTAAAGAGTTACCTGCGCAGTTGTCGAGTGGCTGACTCCGAGACTCCTGACCATCTGATCCTCCAGCGAATGGCGTGTGACATTGCCTCAGGGCTTCTGCAACTCCACAAATACAACTTTATACACAG TGACCTGGCCTTGCGAAACTGCCTGCTAACTTCAGAAATGTCAGTTAAGATTGGAGACTATGGCCTTTCTCACAGCCGATACAAG GATGACTATTATGTCACACAAGATCAGATATGGGTGCCCCTGCGCTGGATTGCACCTGAGCTCATAGACGAGGTCCATGGAAACCTTTTGGTCGTTGATCAAACCAAATCCAGCAACATATG gtcattggGGGTGACTGTGTGGGAGCTGTTTGAGCTGGGAAACCAGCCGTACAGACACTACTCTGACAGACAGGTGCTGACATATGCTGTGAAGGAACAGCAGCTCAAACTGCCAAAGCCCCTGCTCCAGTTCCCCCTGGCTGAGCGCTG GTATGAGGTGATGCAgttctgctggctgcagcccGAGCTGAGACCCAGCAGTGAGGAAGTCCACCTCCTGGTGACATACTTGTGTGCCAAAGGTTCCAGTGAGGCTGAGGAAGACTTTGAACAACGTTGGAACGCCTTGAGACCCAACTTGCTTGGCAGCACCTCCCACACAGCTACATCTACAGCACTAGTCCTGACCCCCACGCCAGCCTCAGCTGACGTCCCCAGTCCAGACCAAACTCAGGCGGTGGAGCTGGCCTCCTCCGCCTCGTCCTCCTTTCCCCTCCTCGAACACTTCTCTGACAGCTTCCACTCTGACACAGGGGATGACCTGCTGACAGTCACGGAGACCAGTCATGGTCTCAACTTTGAGTACAAGTGGGAGCAGGCTCGAGCTGAGCAGCCCTactgctcctcctccaccagTGGGCCACTGGGTCAGGGCAATCCATATTACCAGGATATCTACTATTCAAGTAAAGGAAGCACCTCAGGGGGCTGCAAGACTGACAGGCTGACCTCAGGCATATCTCCATCTTACTATGAGCCTGAACACCCGGGTGTGGTCCCAGTGTTGAGTGCCCACAGCCCCTCGGTCAGCAGCGAGTACTACATTCGCATAGAGGAGCCAGTGGAGTGCAACATTAACCTTGATGACAGCGTGGTGGACTACAGCCCTGGACTGgaggccagcagcagcaggttgtcCTCAGAGAGTCGGACAGGTTCATCCATAGCACAGCCCAGTGCTTACTGGTCAACTGACAACAAATCTACTGTCTATGACTCTGATTCAAGCCCCACTGTCCAACTAACCATGGAGCCACTGCTGAGACAGTCATCCAGCACCAGCCCCGTGAAGCCGGGCCACTCACACAGCTGCTTCTCCAGTCAGGACGACACAGTCTACTGTGAACAGTCATCAGCGTACAAGTCACGCCACTCCTGTCTGTCTGATCTGGATACATCGCCAGAGTCCAGAACAAATTTTCTCCACCCAGTGGTGCGTTTAGAAAACCCTCGCAGTTTGTCACAAGCAGTCAGCAGCCCCAGTTTAGGATTCTGTGATCCCTACCTTGAAGCGAGCACAGGTCGTAGCGCGGTTAATGAAAGCTGTCATAATATGATGGGTCCCCTCAGAAAGACACTACCCATTGTTAACCACATTAGCATTGATGTAGGGACAGACGACGGCCTGCTGGTGGGCCGGCAGAGAGGCAACGATATTGAAGATGACCTTTTCTCTGAGGGAGAAGCCACTAATTGGACCTCAAACCATTCAGCAAACAATAACAGCCTGAGCTTTGACAGCAGgcagacaggaagtgggcaTGATGGCTATCTGGACGTTCAATATACAGCTCACTCTAACTCAACAGATTTGTGGTCTTTAACCAAGGCCACCACCAGAACCTTTCACAGCTCTAGGTCTTGTGGCACCTTGGAAGCAGAAGGAGGTTGTAACGCTGCTAGCAAGCCCTCTGAATTAGGTTCATACATTCACTTGtgtcacaaagaaaaagaagaagctgCCACTAAAGCAGAAAAGAACTTAACTGCAGAAAATCTAAGAAGTATTGATTCTCTTACCAGCTCAAGTACTAATGCCAGAGGAACAGAAGGTGGAAAACTAGAGGGAAAATATGAAAACCAATTGTTGTTCAATGGAGAGAGACTGTTCTCTGAGCCTAAGATAATACCTGAGGTGAGCTACATAAAGTCCCCATCCTCTTTCAAGGAGACTCAGGCTGGTCAAACTGGAGGCTTGTCAGACAAGCAGCGAGGAAGCATGTGGGAGGGTGTCTCAATGGGAATCTCAACAGGAATCTCTGTTGGTCTTGGAGACAAGAGGCTAAAGTATCAGGAGACATCAGAGAGTACCAGAGCGTTGGACAGTGGAGTGGGGGTCAGAGACTCCAGCATTAGTCTGGTTGAGCTTGGTGACTACAGTGAAGACGATGACGATGACATCACAGATATCACGTCAGGGATCTTTGCTGACTTCAACCTGGACTACGCTGAGGTAGATGAGGAAGAACTGAGCCCATTGAAGCATCAAGAGGGAACTCCTGACTCTGTAGACACCCTTAACCTGTCCTCGTCAATGGCAAGCCCCTGTGACCAGGCCTTCAGCCCTGATCCCTTCAATACTCCGGTCCTACCCAAATCCCTGGACAGTGGCTATGACACAGAGAACAATGAATCTCCAGAGTTTCTCTTTAAAGAGCTTGGAGATCCCCGAGGTGGTGAGAGGAGCCCTACACTGGGTGGAGAACCTGAACTAGTTCTGCAGGTTGGCTTGGGCCAAGCAGTCTGCACTTCCACAAGCACATCAGAGCTACAGCTAAAAGGCTTGACTGATAAGAACCCATACAGGGACTCAGCCTATTTTTCTGACTATGATGCTGAGAATGAAAAGAGCCCTCAAGAGGAGGGTAGTAAATTCTTTGCAGGTCCAGGATGTGACTTTCCTGCTGAGAAACTGAGCTCTTTTAGAGATGATTATCTTGTCGAAAGGCATTTGAACCACGAGGAACAGTTAACAAATCTGAGACACatcaaaaattgtgttttggtGAATCTCTCAGAGGCTGACTCTAGTTCACACCATCCCCTGCCCACCCCTGGGTTGTCCATGTTGTCACCGTTTCCTCCACAGATGGGCGGCTGCCTGACTAAAGAATCCGCCCCTGCTGATGATGATCTTGGGTTGGAGACAGAGCACTCAGGAGAAGAGCCGTCCTCAGAGCTTAGCTCCTCCATTGGGTCTGAAGCCTCTGCCACTGTCCAAGAAGCATCAGGAAACCATGAGGAGGGGAACAGAGGAGAAGATTGCTCCCCTGTGCAGTCTCTGCATTCTGGCTCCACCATAATCGACTACAAAGATGAGGCCtccaaagaaaatgaaaacagcgACAGATCCACTGAGGAGGAGCTGCCCGAATTCAATCACATCAaggaagagacagaggacagaaggGAGGGTGTGAGAATAAATGAGGAGGACTTTGAGGACATAGACGCAGAGGAATGTGACTCACAGGACAGCTTGTGTGAAGAGTCCAATGGTCCCGTCGACCTGTCTTCTTCCTCGTCATTGTTGGAGCTGTGTGGAGAAGACGTGAGAGCTCCGCTGGAGGAGGCGGAGGATGAAGATGACTCAGATGACAGCGAGTCGGATGAAGAGTTGAGGACCTACAACATTCAAGATGAAGACagtgaggagagtgaggaggatTTCAGTTCAGTGCCAGTGGTGGTAAGCGACTGCAGCAGGGCGAGACACCTCCGCAGCCTCCTGAAGATGCCCACACTGCTCACACAGTCCTTCTGTGATGagctggagaggaagaaaaaagtggTGTCTTTTTTTGATGACGTTACGGTGTTCCTTTTTGACCAG GAGAGCCCCACGGGAGAGCTGGCTGACTACGCCTTCTCCACAGGAACAGAGTCCAGTGAACAGGAATctcttgaagaaaaaaacactgaccacCAGCTGCAACCTGACCCTGACCTTGAAGCTCAATCCTGTGAAACATTCTGTGTTTCTGAAGAAAAGGATAGGAACAACTCGGAGGAAG GTGGGGGTTATGAATGGGAAGACGACCTCTCGTTCGAGCCCCGTCCATGCTCACCTGATACGGTCCCTGAGCCCCAGTCCTTAAATACATCCACCTCCAACAGTCCTGAGACTCCTAAACCTGCAGCTGTAGCACTTAACCGTTTTATGGTCTCACGATTCTCTATCACACATGTCTCCGACCCTCACATGGGCTCTGCAACAG GGAACAGTCCAGAAGATTGA